Within the Meleagris gallopavo isolate NT-WF06-2002-E0010 breed Aviagen turkey brand Nicholas breeding stock chromosome 21, Turkey_5.1, whole genome shotgun sequence genome, the region CTTTGCTATAGCTAAGAAGGACGTTCACCTGCATCCCAGTATTTCAATTATCACTGCCTTCTGGGAATAAGAAATCTCTCCGCTGTATTTCTGGGTTGCAGATCAAGGTAATGCTCTGTGGTTGCTATAGCAACACAAAGCTTTTCCATTGCATCACAGGGTTTGGAAACATGGCTGGAGGGTCTGGAAGAGCAAGCGGCAGCAGATGTTAGTTTTAGCATTTATGTCTCTTGagatttatttccatttcttctcctttttttttttttttttcaaaacaggaCAAGAAAGACTTGTATGAACCTGTCTGTAACATCCCTATTATTACATCTcctaaagaagaagaaagactgATAGAATCCTCAATGAAAGTAACTGCTTTTCTCCATTTGTTCAGTGAGAAACTGAATTTTTGCTAAATGTATTCAAAGACAaagcttaattattttttttcccccttctgttAGCCCGTTGTTAAGCTGCTGTATAATAGAAGCAACAACAAATATTCTTACACCAGGTATGTCACCAAGTATTTCCCCTACTGGGAAAGTTTAACTTTGGGGGCGGAGGAAAGTGTGGTACAGCCTAActtgtattttgttatttagCTTACTCAGATCCACATAACAGCACTGTTGTAAAGTTATTTTTGGTTGATGTGAATCCAAAAATAGTTTGTCACCTCCTCCAAACTCCCTgaagtgctgtgctggaggtgtGTGCCTGAGAAAGATGAACAGATAAGGGCCGAGAAATAGAAATGATGAGGCTACTGGCTGAAAAAGAATAGAATGCAAACTATTCACAGAGTGCTAGCTTTTTTGGTGCAAAGCCAATGCAGCCATGATTCCTCCCTCCTCAGTTTTTCACTCTGTTTACCCTGACCTACTGAAATTCTAGATGTTCTGTCTCTTCCAGTGACTCTAGATGAATTAATTATTTGgctacaaagaaaagaatctgtTCTGCTCAAGAACAACCCAGACAGGGCCAGTGCAAGAATTCACTGGCTTTTCATTTAGTTTTATGGTTTAACTACCAGGATGCTATCAGAATGGCTCTGGATTTTCCCAAACCAGTCACTGAAGCGATGTGAGTAATCCTTTATGTTTGGCAGAATTCTCAGTTTTAGCCTTTCAGTCTAACATGCAATCTTGGAAGTTTTTTCTCTAGGCAAACTGTCTGTCTTTTTGTCAGAGAGATGGATTCTAACAATCTTGAAATTCCACGTAGTTGGGAGAAGCTATCTGAGGGAGTATTGAAGAGCAGCCCATTTTTCAGCAAACTGCATTCTGTATCTGCCAGTCATTCTGCATGCCTCCTGGTCTTATCCTTTAGTTTATGGCAGTGATGCTAAAGCAAGTACAGAATAGCATATTAGTCATCGTGGTTCTGCAAATGTAAACATGCTAGCAATGAGAGCAACAGAATCCTGGATATCAGAAGGTGTTGGTATCTCAACTAGCTCTAGGATTCTAATTATTCCTCGCACACAAATCTTCATGCCTTGATCGTGTTTAAATGAGgaatctttatttaaaattccATGCTGGCTACTAGCAACCAAAGGCTATCTGCGTCTTTTATTCCTAATCAACATTATGAAAGGAGTTTTCTTAGTTACGTAGTCATTGTTGTCACGTATCGAAAATGGATGAAGACTTCTAAATTCtttttgcagctctgctcttgATAATGCCTGGGATTTGTTACTGGCTAAGTCCCAAATTGTTTTCATCACACTATATCTTAAGAGCTGAAGATTTTGTTGGGTTGCACATCatgctttttttatttagaCCTGAACAGAAGTACATCtcagattaaatattttatgtaaagCCTAGTTGGCTGTTCTTAGCAGCAGTGTCTTGATTGACAAGTGTTCACAGCCTTCTGGGACTACTTCCAAAAATTGAGGTACTGCACACAAGTATAATTTCATTCCTCTGGATAGGTTCATGGCAGCAGTGCAAACCTTCAGCTTTTGGGTCCAATGAGTAAGGAATTTTCCTGTTAAAGCTGGAGAAGTTAGCTTTGTTGTTGTGTCAATAATGTGCTCGCTATCTTCCACATATCTGCACACAATTTCCTAGCCAGCTATAAAATGAGATCAAAAGGTGCACAGAGTACAAGCTTTAGATAGAGCAGCATTCAAGCTAATATCAGAAGAGTAATGCTTTTAACTTGGATGTTTGTTGGTCATCGTGttcttatttaaataatattttaaaccTTAAGACTAACATTCTGATGGTTCTACTTGATTTTAAAGCTACCATATGAtacttattttttctccagaacATCTGGATCTTGCTTGGAAATTTAATCAAAATCCTAAATTGTTCTGCCTGTCAGTAATACATAATTTACAAAATAATGTATCCACTCTAGAAATTTGTATAAAGTATGGCTAGTTGTACATGCAGAACACCATCATTTTCAGCTAGCCTTTGAAGACACGTTGACTCTTCAGACTTGGCTGTTACTGAGCTAAACAGAACTGCAGTTAGCATATGATTTAATTGTCTTGAGGATAAGTCAGAAATAATTGCAGATAGTTAATGTAATTATTTGGGAAATTATGCTGTCATTATTAATTATGTAACTTAACTTCTGAAGGCTGGTGTGTTTGTTCACAAAAATAAGAGCATCTTATTTGTATCTGAAGTTTGCTATTATCCCCTCTTTCCTTGGCAGCATATGGCAATGAGTCACTACTGACTTGTATTCTGCAGTTATATCAATGCTTAAAACTGTGGTGGAATAGGCATAGAAACTCTGTAGAGATagccagaggaaaaaataacttttttttttttttaacagtaattcAGATGACAACTTACTGAAGAACATAGAACTGTTTGACAAACTTTCTCTCCGATTCAATGGCAGAGTTCTTTTCATTAAGGATGTCATAGGTGATGAAATCTGCTGCTGGTCTTTCTATGGACAGGGTCGGAAACTTGCTGAAGTCTGTTGTACCTCTATAGTGTATGCCACAGAGAAGAAGCAAACCAAGGTACAGGAGTTTTACCCATTTGTCTATTATAGTTTGTAATAAATCAGTTGAATAATGCATAGTGGAAAGACGTGGATATACCAAAGTGCTTGGGGCAATGTTTCTTGGGGAGATTTTGATACTGGTAGTCATGAATATTGACTGGAATTGATGGTCAGTGACCTCCATGTTACTTGGGTGGTTCACTACTTACAGTGCTGGCACTTGGGAAGACATGGCATGTACTAGGTAGAATTCAAAGAAAGCTGAAGTACTGCAAATGGTAGTTCTGAAAGCGCGGTCTTTTAAGCGTTGATCTGTAAAGTTGATGGAATTTGTGTCCCAAAACCATGTAAATGCCTATAAACTTTAAGTAAGGATTTTAATCTTATTAAACCTACTTAAGTTTGCTATTTGCAGTTACTTAGACTTACCaactttgtttctgttgtgcTGATGTAGATATCGTATATAATTTGACTAAATGGTTGTGTGTCTGTTATTTCTGGGCAGATGTTCCAGTCAGGTTACCCTGTTTAGTTGAGGAAAATGACATCTGCTGTTCTTTGTAGGTTGAATTCCCTGAGGCACGTATTTACGAGGAAACTCTAAACGTCTTACTGTATGAAACACCACGAGTTCCTGATAACTCTCTGCTGGAGGCAACCAGCAGGAGCCGAAGCCAGGCCTCTCATAGCGAGGATGATGATGGTTTTGAACTTCGTGACCGCGTGCGCCGAATCCACGTGAAGAGATACAGCACCTACGATGACCGTCAGCTTGGCCACTAGCATGTCGGTCGAGGAGAGAGGGGTTGGTTTCAGGGCTTGTATCGATATTCTTTGACGGAGATCAGGAAGTAGGGAGGGATCAGTTGGACTCTGGACTGATTTCATTTGGCTTCTTGTCTCTCCAGAGAAGCAAAAGGGCATTTATGCACACAAAGCAACACTAAAGGCCAAGGGCTTTAAGGACTAAGATGTTTGTTTTGCACCATGTGCTTTAAACACAGACTGGCCCCTTTTTCATGCAACATGAGAAATGGATTCCAAAACACTGATTGTGACCATTTGTGGTTGCTCTTTTATATCTAATGATGTGTACATATCTTACTTCCTGTGGGAAGTATTGCTTTTCCTGAATGAGACGGAGggatttgaaagtatttttttcagttacctCTCCTTTTAGGGTTTGATGTAATGGAACTTCCAGTTCTTAAATCAAAATACTGAAGAGGGAGTGGAAAGACCTCAAACATGACTACTTCTATGAAACACTACAACTGATAACCCCTGGAGGAGACAGTTAGCTATCCACTAGTAAGATGCACTGCATATGTGGTTTCTTCCAcctatttttcctttatgcaCATACAGCAACTTGTGTTCCAGTGTAGTTGTATGTAAAACTCATTAATTCTAAGGCATGCTTTTCTGAGAAGTCAAATTGTCAAAAAAATCTCCCCctgtgaaaaataagaaatatctgaaaatttaaatacatacaGAATGACATATCATGGGAGCTGGAAAAAATAGATATGGTGAAGGAGTAAAGTTTATCAAATAAGAAAACTTTAACAATAGACTGTGGTAGGGATCGCATTGTTCAGGACTTTGATAGTGTGATCCTGTTCATCTAAACAATGGCAACCTGTAgaaatatgtgattttttttttattagtttcCCCCCTTGG harbors:
- the TNFAIP1 gene encoding BTB/POZ domain-containing adapter for CUL3-mediated RhoA degradation protein 2; its protein translation is MSGDTCLTTTLCPAVGPKPKTCSFKVGSLGNKYVRLNVGGSLYYTTVQVLTRHDTMLKAMFSGRMEVLTDKEGWILIDRCGKHFGTILNYLRDDTIALPKHRQEIKELMAEAKYYLIQGLVDMCQAALQDKKDLYEPVCNIPIITSPKEEERLIESSMKPVVKLLYNRSNNKYSYTSNSDDNLLKNIELFDKLSLRFNGRVLFIKDVIGDEICCWSFYGQGRKLAEVCCTSIVYATEKKQTKVEFPEARIYEETLNVLLYETPRVPDNSLLEATSRSRSQASHSEDDDGFELRDRVRRIHVKRYSTYDDRQLGH